The Desulfovibrio sp. DNA window TACTGTGCCGCGTTTGCAGTTTTCACCCTTGGCCGAGGTGAAGACTTCGTCAACGCTCACGTTTACGCCCTGGCCGAACTGTACGTCGTCCACAACAGTGGTCTGGCCGGGGGTGGAAAGTATCATGAAGTTTTCCACAGGGCCAGGGGGTGTTTCAGCCTTTTGCGGGTTTTCGCCAAAGCCGCAGGCGGCCAGGGGCAGGGTGAGAAAAAGTGCGGCAGCCAGGGTGGCCAGCTGGTGAAAGCGCTGAGTGCGTAACGTACCGAGGTTTGTGTTCATGCGGACTCCTGGCGGCGGCGAGTCGCTGCGCCATGATCATCTGACGTGATTTCGGATCATTTTCTTCCACTCCCTGTCGCAGAGAATGCGGGCTCTG harbors:
- a CDS encoding DVU3141 family protein is translated as MNTNLGTLRTQRFHQLATLAAALFLTLPLAACGFGENPQKAETPPGPVENFMILSTPGQTTVVDDVQFGQGVNVSVDEVFTSAKGENCKRGTVLAGQKEAEVVVICQDEQGRWIMAPRVWGQGISKP